TTTTAAGTTTGGATTCGACGCAAGCACCTCGTCATCGATGATGTCGGTCAATTGGCACAACAACCCGTCAACGCCTTGCAGCCCTTCGAGCAGTTCCTGCTTGCTGAGCGACCGATCTTCGTGATTCATCGTCAACTGCGAACTTTCCTTCAACCGTTTCATGGTGGCCGGCGGCAGCTCGCGAGTGAGAAAGATACGGGGCAGATCGCTCATCGAAATAACCTGGGTGTCCTGCAAACGGTAGAAAGTAGAAAACCGCGTCCTACGTCTGCGATATCGTAACGGATATGCCCGTCGATCCTAGCACCGATTGGCTAAGGCCGGATTGGCAATCGCGGCTCGACACATTCCAATCGAAAACAGGGGGAAGACAATTGGAGATTGTCCGCACGCTTTTTGACGATTCTTTTCGACCCGTGGAGGGGGTTTCTGAATGGCACGCAACGAACAACTGATTCGCCAACACAAACTGCTTCAACTGTTAGAAATGTCACGCTTCGGCAAGACGCTTGACGAATTACGCGATGACTTGGTCAGCGACTTGGGGCTAACGACCCTGCACGAGCGAACGGTTCGTCGAGACGTCGAAGCGCTGCAAGCGGCCGGTTTTGACATCCAAAGCGAGACGCTCGAACGCGGCAAAGTCTTCAAGCTGGGCCGCAACAACAAGGGCGTTCACGAGATCGGGATCTCTGCGACCGAATTGATTGCGTTGTCGATCGGACGTGAATTGCTGTACCCACTGCTGGGCACCCAATATTGGCGAGGGATCGAGACGTTCTGGAACAAGGTTCGTGAAGTGATTCCCGACGGCGTTTTTGAACACTACGACCGCTACCGAAAAACGCTGTATGTGTTCGGATCGCCCAACAAAACGTACGAACAACACGAAGGGATGCTGAAAACGCTCAATCGTGCGATTCTCGAACACCGAGTCGTCGAGATCCAATACGCGTCGGTGGGCAAACCGGTTTCGACGCGGCGAATCGAACCCTATGGATTGGCGGTTTACCAGAGCAGCATCTATGTGGTCGCAACGGCGCCGGAAGTCAAAGAGCCGAGCCAGCGGCTGCGAAACTGGAAACTCGACCGGTTTCGCCATGCGGTGGCGTTAGACGAATATTTCAAGCCCGACCCCAGCATCGAACTGGCCGATCGATTGGGGCGAGGCATTGGAATTTTTTCGGGCGAATCACCGACAATCGTCCACATCCGCCTGGGCGAGCGAGCTGCCGCGTGGGTCAGCGAAGACCCCTGGCACCCCGAACAACGAATGGAGCTGCAGGACGATGGCACGTCGATCCTGACCGTGCCAGCCGCCCATCCTCGCGAAGTCCTGCCCAAAGTGCTGTCGCTGGGGGTGGACGCCGAGGTATTGGAGCCGAAAGAATTCCGCGACGCCGTCGCCGAAGCAGTGCAAGGCATGGCGGCAAAGTACTGAGTTCGATTTCCGCTGGCGGTGCAGACTTAGATTGGGCTGCCAAATGAGTTGGCCGCCTTGGTTCAACGCGGTGAAGCATTTCGTAGCGGAACTCGTCAAGAGTTTCGGGGGGGTACTCGCCGTGGACCGAAAGCCGTTGACGACGTCCGCTCCGCTAAAAATGCATTTACAGAACGCCAATTCGGGCTACGGCCACTGGACCCACGCATCGGGTTCGGCCGGAACGACGCGGGTGAATCCATCGCCGAGCGGATCAGTGGCGTAATGATAGCCAAACGCGGTCCCCAGAGGCTGGCCATCGATCGTGTGAACCTCAACCCGGACGCGGTGGTAAAGATCATCAAAACCCGGCTGATTCGTCCCTTCGATCTGGTCCAAAACACGCAGCACTTGCGGCATTTGATCGTCGGTAAAGCTCCAGAATTCGCCCAGCACTCGGTCCTCGCCCGCCTGCATTGCCGGATAATCGTGACGATCAAACAGCGTCCCCCGTGTCCAAGCGACTTGAATGGATTGCGGAGCACACGGCCAAAGCGATTCGCGACATTGCCCCCGTTTGAGCGTTCCGTAAACAAAGACCGATGTCAGCATGTTGCTCCACTTTGCTGGCTATAAGGAAGTCTCACTAACGAAGACCGTCCGGCTTCGCAAAATCACAACCCGAGCTAGTCGAGCCAGAAATTTAATCCGAATGCAGCGGTGAAGATCCTGCGGTGCTCTGGTTCTCAATCGCGGCATGATGCATGATGATGATCGTACCCCTTCCTTGCCAGTTCTCTTTGCTATTATTTGCCGATGTCATTGGATCCTGAATTCGCTGCTGCCCTTGACGCTCATTCGATGGAAATCGACGAGGTGATCGCGCTAAAGCTGCAGGCCTATGCCGAAACGATGTGGCGATGGAACGAGCAATTGAACTTGACCCGTCACACGACCTGGGACCTGTATGTCAGCCGCGATCTACGTGATTGCTTGCAATTAGCTCCACTTCTAGAGGCGGGCGAGGAGGTCTTGGATTTGGGCAGTGGCAACGGAGTTCCTGGAATTCCGCTGGCGATTTTGCGGCCTGATATCGACGTTTCGCTGGCTGAATCGGTTGCCAAGCGAGCCAACGCGTTGGGCGAGATCATCGAAGAACTTGAGCTTCCCGTGCCGGTTTACGCCGCTCGCGGCGAAGATTTGCTCGAGGATTTCCGTTTTTCGAGCGTCGTCAGCCGTGCGGTCGGCAGTATCGCGAAATTTTGTCGCTGGATCGAACCCCACTGGGCCAGCGTCGATCGTCTGCTGCTGATCAAAGGTCCAAAATGGGTCGAAGAGCGGGGCGAAGCACGTCATCTCGGGGCGCTCGCCAATTTGCAATTGCGGCGAGTCGCAACTTATCCGCTGGGCGATGACGAGGCCAGCGAAGGGGTGATTCTGCAGATTTGGCCCGCAGGGGCCCGCGGTGCTCGATACAACTAACGGCGATTGCTGCCCATCGGTCGCGGATTCGCCAAGGGCAGGCATCAGGTTCACCTAGCCACAAATCGGCGAACGTCTATACTCGTGCATTGAACGTGGCCCAAGGCGGCCCAAATTGGGCTGAAATGGCCCACCCCTCTCCCTTTTGCACTCGATTCCTCGGCGCGATGTCGGATTATAACCTAACTCACCTCAAGCAACTTGAAGCCGAGAGCATTCACATTATTCGTGAAGTGGTCTCGGAATTTAACAAGCCCGTCATGCTGTATTCGATCGGCAAGGACTCGGCGGTGCTGTTGCATTTGGCACGAAAAGCGTTTGCTCCTGCCAAGATCCCGTTCCCGCTGTTGCATGTCGACACGACGTGGAAATTCCGCGAGATGATCGAGTTCCGCGACAACTTGGTGAAAAAAGAGCTCGGTTTGGACCTGCTCGTTTACATCAACGAAGAGGGGCTGAAGCACGACATCAAACCGTGGGAAGACAGCGAGCGGCATACGGAATTGATGAAGACCGACGCGCTGAAGGCGGCGTTGAACAAGTACGGTTTCGATGCTGCCTTTGGTGGTGCCCGGCGTGACGAAGAAAAGAGCCGTGCGAAAGAACGCGTCTTCAGTTTCCGTGACAAGGCGCATCGCTGGGATCCCAAGAACCAACGCCCCGAGCTGTGGAATCTGTACAACGGCCGGGTGAACAAGGGCGAATCGATTCGCGTTTTTCCGATGAGCAATTGGACGGAACTGGATGTTTGGCAATACATCCACTTGGAAAACATTCCGATCGTCCCGCTGTACTTGTCCGCCCCTCGCAAGGTGGTCAATCGAAACGGCGTGCTGCTGATGCGAAACGACGACCGCATGCCGCTGTTGGAAGGCGAAAAGGAAGAAACCCGCATGGTTCGCTTCCGCACGCTCGGTTGTTATCCGCTGTCCGGCGCGGTTGAAAGCGAAGCGACAACGCTGCCCGAAGTGATCCAGGAGATGTTGTTGGCGACGACCAGTGAACGACAAGGCCGCATCATCGACCAAGACGAAGGCGGCGCCGGCATGGAAGAAAAGAAACGCCGAGGATACTTCTAGAAACTGGTGTCCTGCCCACGCCAAACGTCACCCTTTCAACTTCATATTTGACGCATGTCCCACAAATCTGACCTGATCGCCACCGATATCGAAGCCTACCTGAAGCAACACGAGCACAAGCAGTTGCTGCGGTTCATTACGTGTGGCAGTGTTGACGATGGCAAAAGCACGTTGATCGGCCGCTTGCTGTACGACAGCAAGATGATTTACGAAGATCAACTGTCGCAGCTTGAAGCCGACTCGAAAAAGATCGGCACCACCGGCGGCGATTTTGACCCCGCCTTGCTGACCGACGGACTAAAGGCTGAACGCGAACAAGGCATCACGATCGACGTGGCCTATCGCTACTTCAGCACGGCGAAACGAAAATTCATCATCGCCGACACGCCCGGGCACGAACAATACACTCGCAACATGGCCACCGGTGCAAGCTCCGCCGACTTGGCGGTGATCTTGATCGATGCGCGTCACGGCGTGCTAACGCAAACGCGGCGTCACAGCTTTATCGTTTCGCTGTTGGGAATCCGCCACGTGATCGTGGCGGTCAACAAGATGGACATCGTCGATTTTGACGAGCAGCGATTCAACGAAATCTGCGATGATTATCGCGCGTTCGCAACCCGATTGGACCTGCCCGATTTGCACTTCATTCCGATCAGTGCACTCAAAGGGGACAACCTTGTTGACCGCAGCGAGAACATGCCGTGGTACAGCGGCAGCACGCTGATGAATTTCTTGGAAACCGTGTACATCGGCAGCGACCGAAACCTGCAAGATTTCCGTTTGCCCGTCCAATACGTGAACCGTCCGAACCTTAATTTCCGCGGTTTCTGTGGCACGATTTCCTCGGGCATTATCCGGCCGGGCGAAGAGATCATGGTGCTGCCGAGCCGACAAAAATCCAAGGTCAAAGAGATCGTCACGTTTGACGGCAATCTAGACGAAGCGTTTGCTCCGCTGTCGATCACGTTGACGCTCGAGGATGAAATCGACGCCAGCCGCGGTGACATGATCGTCCGCGAAGGCAACCTTCCCAAGAGCCGCGATCATATCGATGCCATGTTGGTTTGGATGGACGCCGGCGCCATGGTGCCTGGTAAAACGTACCTCTTCAAACACACCACTCAAACGCTGCCAGGCACGATCGACACACTGAAATATCGTGTGGATGTAAACACATTGCATCGCGAGCCCGCTCCGCAGTTGGAACTGAATGAGATTGGACGTGTCAGCATCTCGCTAAGCGGCCCCATTCATTTCGATGCTTATCGCCGTAACCGCAGCACCGGTGCCTTTATCGTGATCGACCGGATCACCAACGCCACCGTCGCAGCCGGGATGATCTTGGACAAATCGGGCGATAACGATTCCAAGAGCATTTGGGATGACGATTTGCAAGCGAGCGATTCGGGCGATCCGAACGAAGTTTCCGCGGTGACGCCTGCCGAACGGGAAGCTCGTTTTGGCCAAAAACCGGCCACGATCCTGTTGACCGGATTGACCGGCAGCGGCAAGACGTCGATCGCCTTGGCTGTCGAGCGCAAGCTGTTCGAGGAAGGTCGCGCCGCAGCGATGATCGATGGCGAAAGCGTGCGACGTGGATTGAGTCGCGACCTCGGTTTTTCCGCCGCCGACCGCAGCGAAAACCTTCGCCGTAGTGCTCACTTGGCCCAAGCACTGAACCAAGCGGGCATGATTTGCGTTGCCGCGTTTGTGGCGCCGTCCGAAGAGGTGCGAAGCAAGGTCGGCAAGCTGATCGGCGAAGACCGTTTCTTGGTGATCCATGTGGCGACCCCGGTGAACGTATGCCGAACACGAGACACCAAAGGCCAATACGCCAAAGCCGACGCCGGTGAACTGTTGAATTTCCCCGGGGTTACCGCCGAGTACGACGAACCCAAAAATCCTGATTTGACGCTCGATGCGAGCCAACAGAGCATTGATGAATGTGCGGACGCCATCATCAAACTGTTGCGAACGCAGGGAATCATCCGCTAGTCGCGAATTCGGCTATTGGGTGGACCCAGCAGCGGCGAATTAACGCCGCACGGGGATCTCGTAGTTCAATATCCGCTTGCCGTCTTGTTCACCGGCACGCAGCAGCATCGTTTTGCCAAGCAGCGACTCGGCGTCGTCCCAGTAGAATTCGCGACGCACGGTTTCGCCTGGTTTGACGGTGATAAAGCGGCGTTGGTATTGGCGGCCACCCTGAGGAAAAAGCATGCAGTCATAGGCTTGCGTGACATTGGAATCGTTGGTCATCTCAATTTCGACTCGCAATTGATTGTCGGCCAACAGACGTGTTTCGGTTTCGATTCGTAATCCAATCGGCCCGACCGTCAAATCACGATAGACCGTGAATTTCTTGGACGGGATCGATTGGTGTTCAAACCGCAGCGGGATCTC
This genomic stretch from Novipirellula caenicola harbors:
- a CDS encoding WYL domain-containing transcriptional regulator encodes the protein MARNEQLIRQHKLLQLLEMSRFGKTLDELRDDLVSDLGLTTLHERTVRRDVEALQAAGFDIQSETLERGKVFKLGRNNKGVHEIGISATELIALSIGRELLYPLLGTQYWRGIETFWNKVREVIPDGVFEHYDRYRKTLYVFGSPNKTYEQHEGMLKTLNRAILEHRVVEIQYASVGKPVSTRRIEPYGLAVYQSSIYVVATAPEVKEPSQRLRNWKLDRFRHAVALDEYFKPDPSIELADRLGRGIGIFSGESPTIVHIRLGERAAAWVSEDPWHPEQRMELQDDGTSILTVPAAHPREVLPKVLSLGVDAEVLEPKEFRDAVAEAVQGMAAKY
- a CDS encoding gamma-glutamylcyclotransferase family protein, which encodes MLTSVFVYGTLKRGQCRESLWPCAPQSIQVAWTRGTLFDRHDYPAMQAGEDRVLGEFWSFTDDQMPQVLRVLDQIEGTNQPGFDDLYHRVRVEVHTIDGQPLGTAFGYHYATDPLGDGFTRVVPAEPDAWVQWP
- the rsmG gene encoding 16S rRNA (guanine(527)-N(7))-methyltransferase RsmG; translated protein: MSLDPEFAAALDAHSMEIDEVIALKLQAYAETMWRWNEQLNLTRHTTWDLYVSRDLRDCLQLAPLLEAGEEVLDLGSGNGVPGIPLAILRPDIDVSLAESVAKRANALGEIIEELELPVPVYAARGEDLLEDFRFSSVVSRAVGSIAKFCRWIEPHWASVDRLLLIKGPKWVEERGEARHLGALANLQLRRVATYPLGDDEASEGVILQIWPAGARGARYN
- the cysD gene encoding sulfate adenylyltransferase subunit CysD, giving the protein MSDYNLTHLKQLEAESIHIIREVVSEFNKPVMLYSIGKDSAVLLHLARKAFAPAKIPFPLLHVDTTWKFREMIEFRDNLVKKELGLDLLVYINEEGLKHDIKPWEDSERHTELMKTDALKAALNKYGFDAAFGGARRDEEKSRAKERVFSFRDKAHRWDPKNQRPELWNLYNGRVNKGESIRVFPMSNWTELDVWQYIHLENIPIVPLYLSAPRKVVNRNGVLLMRNDDRMPLLEGEKEETRMVRFRTLGCYPLSGAVESEATTLPEVIQEMLLATTSERQGRIIDQDEGGAGMEEKKRRGYF
- the cysN gene encoding sulfate adenylyltransferase subunit CysN is translated as MSHKSDLIATDIEAYLKQHEHKQLLRFITCGSVDDGKSTLIGRLLYDSKMIYEDQLSQLEADSKKIGTTGGDFDPALLTDGLKAEREQGITIDVAYRYFSTAKRKFIIADTPGHEQYTRNMATGASSADLAVILIDARHGVLTQTRRHSFIVSLLGIRHVIVAVNKMDIVDFDEQRFNEICDDYRAFATRLDLPDLHFIPISALKGDNLVDRSENMPWYSGSTLMNFLETVYIGSDRNLQDFRLPVQYVNRPNLNFRGFCGTISSGIIRPGEEIMVLPSRQKSKVKEIVTFDGNLDEAFAPLSITLTLEDEIDASRGDMIVREGNLPKSRDHIDAMLVWMDAGAMVPGKTYLFKHTTQTLPGTIDTLKYRVDVNTLHREPAPQLELNEIGRVSISLSGPIHFDAYRRNRSTGAFIVIDRITNATVAAGMILDKSGDNDSKSIWDDDLQASDSGDPNEVSAVTPAEREARFGQKPATILLTGLTGSGKTSIALAVERKLFEEGRAAAMIDGESVRRGLSRDLGFSAADRSENLRRSAHLAQALNQAGMICVAAFVAPSEEVRSKVGKLIGEDRFLVIHVATPVNVCRTRDTKGQYAKADAGELLNFPGVTAEYDEPKNPDLTLDASQQSIDECADAIIKLLRTQGIIR